GCACAAGGACAGGGATGATTTTCAAGTTACTGGAATACCACAtcttttgtcaaatgttttttactcTCTCCTTTGCTTTCAACTACAACACATTCATGATTTTAGGGCAAGGGGCTGCCCTATATTTATATACTTAAGTAGCTTCATCCTCACCCCTGTCTAGTACCTGAAACATAAATATGTGTTGGCTTTATCTcactttaatgttcaaacagtgcaaaaagtaaaacaaatattcCTAGTTTTGGATCCCCTAATAGTGAGCTATGACAAAAAAAGCCTTGTAGGTTAACTGTTAAAACAGCGACACTGCTGTACATTTTGTCTGTCCTGCATGGAGCACTTTAATGTTCCTGGTctaagtctgtttttttgtgatgatgtcACCTTATAAGACTGCTTTGAAACCTGTATTCACACCACTTTGAGTACTATTCCAGATGCATACACCTGTAAATAGTCTGAAAATGTCATCAACTGTCCGGACATTTTAGGGGAGGTATCATAATCCGTCAACgtaatttaacatttgattGCTGAAGTTGACAAGTCATGTAAGAGTGTCACTTAAGATGAGTTTGCCACTACCTGCAGTTCAGAAAAAATATCTGTGAAAGTACACTAACaaattcagttttatctgaCTGTTTTGTACTTGATTCGTAAAAATGGTGATGCTCAGCTTTTAGTCCACATTCACCAATGAAAGTCTGTCTGCAGTGGTGTGTAGGATGTTAGGGCTGTGGTGTGTAACTTGTAAGAGTGTAGTCAGAGGTGTAACTTAGTCTGTGAAACAGAATGATACTTGAATTATAGTACTAGTAGTTTTTTCTGATTGCGTCCGGTTTATTTGGCATGTCTGCCATCTTGTCTGCTGTTGCCTGTTGTTATGGTTGCCATGACTTGACTGAAAAGACAATGGGTGACTTGACTAACGAGACAGGCTTACTGAAACTGTATCATTGCTTCAACCTTGTGTATACTGACATACGATAACAGGACTGAGACACTTTGTGGAGAGAACTGGACAAAAAGAGATTATGTATGCATGACAGAAAACAGCACAGCTTTTAGGCTACTTGGAGCGATCTGGTTAAGAGCACATCACTGAAGCACtattcaaatgcattttaatggtGTCAAATGAAAATTCTAAATACGCTGTACATATACACtttttgccaaaataaaaacaaaaacgttttattaGAGGGCTCGTCTGGGTGTGTATTATTTGGCTACAGTGTTAATAAgcaagtgtgtctgtgttccagTTAGGACAAGGGGATGTGTCCAAAGGAGTCAATCTCATATCCATAAATCATATTTAGAATCTGTACTCATTACAAGACTCCATTAATATGAAACACCACAGGGACAGACTCCAGGCTGGTCACAATTTGATGTAGGCTAGCCTAATTATTTCACAGTCACTGCCAGTATCCCACTCTGTGTCTGCTGAAGTGCAGTCGCAACAAATTGCCTGTCTGTGCCTGTTCTTCAGTAAGGTTACACATTTGTAAATGGCTTTCAGGGTAATCAGTTTCACTGTCTTCAAGGAAAAAGTTGTTACATTGTTCTGTAACAATTTGTTATGTCAGCTCAACAGTTATTTTGTGATAACATTATTCACTAACTTCTTTTCACTCGTCAATCAAATGTACTGCATTCCAATACAATAGTCCAACAATTTGCAAATACTCTTTggcttgtatttttattgtcagGTTGTTCTATTGTTTGTCCCCAGgatgataaaataacaaaacactgTTCAACATAGTATTAAATAATAGACAACATTCACTTGTCATAAAGGGTTTCTACAGTGTCACCCTAATTGAATTGAGGAATTTTCCCCCCAGAATAAAGAAGGCCTATAAGAAGCAGGTGGGCTCCAATGAAAGATGCTATTccagttgcattatgggtacTGTAGGATCCAGGGTTTCTGGAGTCTGACCCAAGCTTAGGACTAAATCTGTTCCTCTGCTATTTCAATTTTTGgaccactttttaaaaatctgtgaCAACTCCCCCAAATTTCACAGAAGTGCAATACTAAATTGCTGGAGTACCCCTTTAATGTGTACcggaaaagctttttttcttgtgtgctGCCGTTGTGTGTGGGACAAttcttgtttaaagaaataaaccgAAAATCTGgaaataatgtttattaataCATAATCAGTCATAAAGGTCTTTACTGAACGTCAACAGGAACACCCTTGGCTTCAGTTGACGCTGGAGCTTTTGGATTGCTTTTTTGGTGAAGAAATGAACAAGTGTCTATATGCCACCCTGCAGCCACTCTTCAGAGGCATTTCAGCACCCAACCATCATCCTTCAGCGACCACCATCACTGATCCAACACAAGGAGGGTTTTACTCAAGGTTTTGCAGCCAACTGTTgtgccctctcctctctgtaACCTTTGAGAAGTTGGTTGATGAGTGTCAGTTCATTCTCTTTTTTCACAGGATAGAGAGGCGGGAAGGGGTTGCCTTTGTACTCCAGGACGGCCATCTTTGCTCTGTCTAGGTTCTGTCTGTTTGGGATGCGTGCCATACGTGTGTAGCCATTTGTCTGGGTCTCAAACCGTGGAGCAAGGACCTTGAAGAGCTTTGGGACCAGATCCTTTTCCTGAAGAGAAAAAGCACACTCAAACTACACATCGACTTCCCATTAACTGTTTTACATTCAGAGTGACACAGCTCGTAACTTCACAAAATTGAGAAGAGCTGCAGTCATGTACCGTTAGCCAAAAACTGGCCATTTTCATCGCCTTCTCATCAGTGTCTCCCTTTTTGGCATAGTCAATAATctgggaaaaagaaaacaagaaaaaatgtacagtCAGAACTCAGAACTATTGtgtgagaaacagaaaaatatgcaaatatgttgCCTGATAGacacatattcatattaaaTCTTGTATGTTCACATAAGTTAGTTTAATGTGGGCTGAACATTTTTGGATAGAACCAGATGAAGACCTAGTTACCTTTATCAGTCTGAGAACATTTTAGTAACTGTATAACAGGCCAATAAGGTTGATCATATGCCTCATCTAGTTTTATAACTACTTTTGTGAAAGACAAAGTTGAATTGATAAGAGTGAACTGTAGCAGAGCCATTAACTGTTTCACATTTCTATTCTtaagaattacattttcttcttccacCATAAAACTATATGGACAAAACCTTCACCAAATGTGTGGGGGCTGATCATAATCcctcaaaataaaatctcaGGTGGAAAGCTAGGCTATCTAACATGTATAAcgttacttttttaatttggatatttaaaaatagataCTGTAACGTCAGTTTATGAGCAGCTAGCCAGCAGCGTAGTCACCTTCTCAGCGTAGAAGCGGACTTCATCAGCTCGGGCGGTCGTGGTTTCTATCCTCTCGTGTCGGACTAATCCTGTCAAAATGTTCCGCAGCATGTTGATTCGGGACTGCGGACCCATACCCATCTTCCGGGCCACCCGGCCGTGGGAGATCAGCATTTGCAACGTGAGGCGCATCTTGTCCGGTTAGATTCGTCAGAGTGAATCTGCgacaaacaaatggaaaactAAACAACATAAACCAGAAAAAGGTTCccaaataaagtgtattttcaaTTTAACCCGCCCTTTGTCTATCTTACAGAATGGCACAGTTACCTCAATGTAACCACAAAGCCCGAGGTCAGTGTCGCGATGTTGACATTGATGGTGCGTCGTCAAATATGTCCGACTTGGTAATAGAACTGGGGAGCGTCAGTTCCGCTAAACTCACTGCAACCAGAAATATCAAGATCCGTGTTATTCTGATTAAAAATAAGCGTTAGGGGACCTTTGGGTGTctgtatatgtttgtttgtttggattgTTAGTGTTTACATCTGTTAATGGAGATCAATTacaatatttagttatttttattt
The genomic region above belongs to Etheostoma cragini isolate CJK2018 chromosome 6, CSU_Ecrag_1.0, whole genome shotgun sequence and contains:
- the mrpl17 gene encoding 39S ribosomal protein L17, mitochondrial — translated: MRLTLQMLISHGRVARKMGMGPQSRINMLRNILTGLVRHERIETTTARADEVRFYAEKIIDYAKKGDTDEKAMKMASFWLTEKDLVPKLFKVLAPRFETQTNGYTRMARIPNRQNLDRAKMAVLEYKGNPFPPLYPVKKENELTLINQLLKGYREERAQQLAAKP